The Sesamum indicum cultivar Zhongzhi No. 13 linkage group LG6, S_indicum_v1.0, whole genome shotgun sequence genome has a segment encoding these proteins:
- the LOC105163906 gene encoding CBL-interacting serine/threonine-protein kinase 11 translates to MLEMEEASSSHRPSPPPAASASAMVLSPENALFNKYEIGKLLGCGAFAKVYHARNVATGQSVAVKVINKSRLNNNANLMANIKREISIMSRLSHPHIVRLFEVLATKRKIYFILEFVKGGELFAKVAKGRFSEDLGRKYFQQLISAVSYCHLRGVYHRDLKPENLLLDESGDLKVSDFGLSALTDQVRADGLLHTLCGTPAYVAPEILAKKGYDGSKIDVWSCGVVLFVLTAGYLPFNDPNLMNMYKKIYKGEFRCPKWMSPDLKRFLTRLLDTNPETRITIDEIKRDAWFRKGYREIISRENEDLGDILKEEEKKLQDLNAFDIISFSRGLDLSGLLDEKFKAVEDVDRLTAEESPVRVIEKVEEVVKAENGGLQLRRTKECGVELEGQNGNFAVALEVYRLTERLVVVEVKRKAGDTKDFSELWKDKIRPAILHQPQLQVSSLQDSSSGVSSSSYSVSC, encoded by the coding sequence ATGTTGGAGATGGAAGAGGCGTCGAGTTCCCACCGCCCCTCTCCGCCGCCGGCCGCTTCCGCGTCGGCCATGGTCCTCTCGCCGGAGAATGCTTTGTTTAACAAGTACGAGATTGGAAAACTTCTGGGCTGCGGCGCGTTTGCGAAAGTGTATCACGCTAGAAACGTCGCCACCGGCCAGAGCGTCGCTGTTAAGGTCATTAACAAGAGCAGGCTCAACAACAACGCGAATCTCATGGCGAATATCAAGCGCGAGATCTCTATTATGAGTCGCCTGAGCCACCCTCATATCGTCAGGCTTTTCGAAGTTCTTGCCACCAAGAGGAAGATCTATTTCATTTTGGAGTTTGTCAAAGGTGGGGAATTGTTTGCTAAAGTGGCCAAAGGCCGGTTTAGCGAAGATCTGGGCCGGAAGTACTTCCAGCAGCTCATTTCTGCCGTGAGTTACTGCCATCTCCGCGGCGTCTACCACCGGGATCTGAAGCCGGAAAATCTTTTGCTGGACGAAAGTGGGGATCTGAAGGTCTCCGATTTCGGGCTCAGCGCGTTGACGGATCAGGTCCGGGCTGACGGGCTTTTGCACACGCTTTGCGGCACTCCGGCTTACGTGGCGCCGGAGATTCTCGCTAAGAAAGGCTATGACGGCTCGAAGATCGACGTGTGGTCGTGCGGCGTCGTCCTGTTCGTGCTCACAGCTGGGTATTTGCCCTTCAACGACCCGAATCTGATGAATATGTATAAGAAGATCTACAAAGGCGAGTTCCGGTGTCCCAAGTGGATGTCGCCGGATCTGAAGCGGTTTCTGACCCGGCTCCTGGACACAAACCCGGAAACCAGAATCactattgatgaaattaagcGCGACGCCTGGTTCAGAAAGGGCTACCGAGAGATCATATCTCGAGAAAACGAAGATCTCGGCGATATTCTgaaggaagaagagaaaaaactGCAGGATCTGAACGCGTTTGACATCATTTCCTTCTCTCGCGGGCTGGACCTCTCCGGGCTGCTCGACGAAAAGTTCAAAGCGGTGGAGGATGTGGACCGGCTGACGGCGGAGGAGTCGCCGGTGAGAGTTATTGAGAAGGTGGAGGAAGTGGTGAAGGCGGAGAACGGCGGATTGCAGCTGAGGAGGACGAAGGAATGCGGGGTGGAACTGGAGGGCCAGAATGGTAATTTCGCAGTCGCATTGGAGGTTTACCGGCTGACAGAAaggttggtggtggtggaggtgaaAAGGAAAGCAGGCGACACCAAAGACTTCTCCGAGTTGTGGAAGGACAAAATTAGGCCTGCAATTCTGCATCAACCTCAGCTGCAGGTTTCCAGTCTCCAGGATTCCAGTTCTGGGGTATCCTCGTCTTCTTACTCTGTTTCATGTTGA
- the LOC105163908 gene encoding CBL-interacting protein kinase 18 yields MVCCTLDMDNNGVILMQRYELGRLLGQGTFAKVYYARSLQTGQSVAIKVIDKEKITKVGIINQIKREISVMRLVRHPYIIHLYEVMATKTKIYFVMEYAKGGELFNKVAKGKLKEDIARQYFHQLITAVDFCHSRGVYHRDLKPENILLDENENLKVSDFGLSALAESKRQDGLLHTTCGTPAYVAPEVINRKGYDGAKADIWSCGVILFVLLAGYLPFHDSNLMEMYRKIGKAEYKCPRWFSPEVRRLLSRMLDPNPTSRISTAGIKESSWYKRGLSTKAKTDDPESSRVHSSETEAASSRQENGSTSAEGNQDMTRLPDLNAFDLISLSDGFDLSRLFEGPSPKKEYRFISWKPASTIISKLEEVAKRMKLKINKRDGGLFKFEGLKEGRKGVLSIDAEIFVLTPALHLVEMKKTSGDTLEYQKILDEGIRPGLQEIVWASHGDPTPQQSNQQLEQQDEPPQPPPLQDQQPQQLKQLQDPLQQQLLLLQEKLP; encoded by the coding sequence ATGGTGTGTTGTACTTTGGATATGGATAATAACGGTGTTATATTGATGCAAAGATACGAGTTAGGGAGGTTATTAGGCCAAGGCACGTTTGCAAAAGTTTATTATGCTAGGAGTCTCCAAACTGGGCAGAGTGTGGCTATTAAAGTAATAGACAAGGAGAAGATTACGAAGGTCGGGatcataaatcaaattaaacgGGAAATATCAGTGATGAGACTTGTCAGACATCCTTATATCATTCATCTTTATGAAGTCATGGCCACCAAAACCAAGATATATTTTGTGATGGAATATGCTAAAGGAGGTGAACTTTTCAATAAGGTGGCTAAAGGCAAGTTAAAGGAAGACATTGCACGACAATATTTTCACCAATTGATAACTGCTGTTGATTTCTGCCATAGCAGGGGTGTGTACCATCGGGATTTAAAACCTGAGAATATATTGTTAGACGAGAATGAAAATCTCAAAGTTTCTGATTTTGGTTTGAGTGCTCTTGCTGAATCCAAACGCCAAGACGGGCTCCTTCACACCACCTGTGGGACTCCTGCTTATGTTGCCCCAGAAGTAATTAACAGGAAAGGCTATGATGGAGCCAAAGCTGATATTTGGTCGTGTGGGGTGATTCTCTTTGTTTTGTTGGCCGGCTATCTTCCGTTCCACGATTCCAATTTGATGGAGATGTATAGAAAGATTGGGAAAGCAGAATATAAATGCCCGCGTTGGTTTTCACCCGAAGTACGCAGGCTACTCTCAAGAATGCTGGACCCCAACCCAACTAGTAGAATCTCGACTGCAGGAATTAAGGAAAGCTCCTGGTACAAACGGGGATTAAGCACCAAAGCAAAAACAGATGATCCCGAAAGCAGTAGAGTTCATTCATCAGAGACTGAAGCAGCTTCTAGCCGGCAGGAAAATGGCAGTACATCAGCAGAGGGCAATCAAGACATGACAAGGCTTCCAGATTTGAATGCATTTGATCTCATTTCCTTGTCGGATGGATTTGACCTATCAAGATTGTTTGAGGGTCCTTCTCCAAAGAAGGAATATAGATTCATTTCCTGGAAACCTGCATCGACCATCATCTCTAAGCTGGAAGAAGTTGCCAAGCGCATGAAGCTCAAGATCAACAAAAGGGACGGAGGTCTATTCAAGTTTGAAGGATTGAAGGAGGGTCGGAAGGGAGTTTTGTCCATCGATGCCGAGATTTTTGTGCTCACTCCGGCCCTTCATTTGGTCGAGATGAAGAAAACAAGTGGAGATACGTTGGAATACCAGAAGATATTAGACGAGGGTATAAGACCTGGCCTTCAAGAAATTGTTTGGGCTTCGCATGGTGATCCAACTCCTCAGCAGAGTAACCAGCAGCTCGAGCAACAAGACGAGCCTCCCCAGCCACCGCCATTACAGGACCAGCAACCACAACAATTAAAGCAACTGCAAGATCCATTACAGCAGcaactgctgctgctgcaggAAAAACTACCTTAA
- the LOC105163907 gene encoding structure-specific endonuclease subunit SLX1 homolog 2, with protein MGRRKGRKQTQKTLISTHENCQIGGEAEERKGEGFFACYLLTSLSPRFKGQTYIGFTVNPRRRIRQHNGEIGSGAWRTKRKRPWEMVLCIYGFPTNVAALQFEWAWQHPVKSLAVRVAAASFKSISGLANKIKLAYTMLTLPAWQSLNLTMNFFSTKYQIYISGCPTLPEQQRTQVRSMDELPCYNWNACLNDEIEADEEFEVSGSFEPSTSEESTRTVHDSPSNHCSFEENMHIEMNQKDNSSCELNECSEEREQDQRQTFLVLDNDYSFGASSSFVTDSCDIAGYTEAGQKCAYVSPDKLSIATFLSDKEPFSTEASWDTVSYIEDGQKSLDMAHQKQLTATSSSDKEPFSVEGPSIRRKVEVIDIFTPSPCYRVNTGSKKRRPAVYPEIIDLTNSPMFV; from the exons atggggaGGAGGAAAGGGAGAAAACAGACCcaaaaaaccctaatttcaaCGCATGAAAATTGCCAAATTGGTGGAGAGGCAGAAGAAAGGAAAGGGGAGGGGTTTTTTGCATGCTATCTGCTGACTTCACTCTCTCCCAGATTCAAAGGGCAAACCTACATCGG attTACGGTGAACCCTCGGCGGAGAATAAGGCAGCACAATGGCGAAATTGGGAGCGGGGCGTGGCGGACGAAGCGCAAGCGTCCCTGGGAAATGGTGTTGTGCATCTATGGCTTCCCAACAAACGTTGCCGCTCTTCAG TTCGAGTGGGCTTGGCAACACCCTGTAAAATCCCTTGCAGTAAGAGTGGCAGCTGCAAGTTTCAAATCCATCTCTGGACTTgctaacaaaattaaattagcatACACAATGCTCACTCTTCCTGCCTGGCAGAG TTTGAACCTCACCATGAATTTCTTCTCAACTAAATACCAAATTTATATCTCTGGTTGCCCTACCTTGCCTGAGCAACAACGGACCCAAGTTCGTTCGATGGATGAGTTGCCCTGTTATAACTGGAATGCGTGCTTGAATGATGAAATCGAGGCTGATGAAGAGTTTGAAGTGAGTGGTAGTTTCGAGCCATCAACATCGGAAGAATCAACAAGAACAGTGCATGATTCTCCGAGCAACCATTGTAGTTTTGAAGAAAACATGCACATAGAAATGAATCAGAAGGATAATAGCAGTtgtgaattaaatgaatgttCGGAGGAAAGAGAGCAAGATCAGAGGCAGACCTTTTTGGTCCTTGATAATGACTACTCTTTTGGAGCATCATCTTCATTTGTCACCGACTCATGTGATATTGCCGGTTATACTGAAGCAGGGCAAAAATGTGCCTACGTGTCACCTGATAAGCTGTCTATAGCCACCTTCCTTTCAGACAAAGAACCATTTTCAACCGAGGCCTCCTGGGATACTGTCAGTTACATTGAGGACGGGCAGAAAAGTCTGGACATGGCACATCAGAAACAGTTGACAGCCACCTCGAGCTCAGACAAAGAACCATTTTCAGTTGAGGGTCCTAGTATTCGTCGTAAAGTTGAGGTAATAGATATATTTACACCTTCACCATGCTACAGAGTAAATACAGGCAGCAAGAAGAGAAGGCCAGCTGTTTATCCTGAGATAATTGACTTGACCAACTCTCCCATGTTTGTTTAG